The DNA window tttattatttatgagcCCAGAATGTAGATTGAGTATGAATTCTAGCAACTTTTTTATAATTGCTTTGAAATTAGAGGGGAAGAACATACAGTTTGCATTAAAATTAATACTGGTCTCTCAGCTAACGATTTGATAATATCTCCCTCTAGTCTGCTGTAAGCCGAGAGCTGGAAACACTTGCCTTCTGAGGAGTTGCTGCCCAGTCATTAGGAATTTACTGTTAACATTAGTGTGGGCATTCCCTTTGCTTGTGCCCAAAGTCCTTGAACTCTAGAAGGCCACACTGTAGTAGGTTGGATGGAGCCTTTGTCACTGTGAAAGTGACACCCTTAGCAGCAGGACTCAGAAAGATCAGATTTAGATATAGACAGTAATATACCTTTGCCCACGTGTCCCACCGGAGTAAAGCCAGTGTATGGATGGAGTAGACAGTACCTACAGAAAGCCCAGAATTGAAGATCATGAAAAACAAGGCTTGCCTATGTAGTTCTGTAAGCTTACGGTGGTGGTAAACGTTCTGCTTTAACAACAAACAGAGGAGTCTGAAGGTCAGCGTAGATCACTTTACCCTGTGCCaactggggaaggaaaggggctGCCATggtgtaagaaaataaaagtctgtGCTTCTATAACAGCATGTAGGACCAGTACAGAATCCAGTGTTAGTTCTTAAGACACTGTGTAGCTGAGATTCTATCCATAATGTTTAGGGAAGGATGGTAGACCCACATTATAAATGTCCtcctaattttgttttctttagtcaGTTTCATTGCTTACTGCCTTTTCTTAGGATGGTCCATCCCTAAAATGTCCACATTTAATAGCAGGTATACAGATGTTCAGCTCTGCCAAGATGGTGGGGATCACACCTCCAGGCCTTTATACACACAACTGATATTAAAAGAATATCAGTTCTTATAATGCCACTAAGCCATAGGCACTGTTGGTTATGACTGCCCCACTTAGAAAATGCAAGCCTAGCTTTGCAACCAGTGTTAACAATTCACTCTATACTGGTTTAAAATAACTCTCCCTATGCATATACAATGTGCATATTAATATAAGGCTCTGATAAgagatttataaaagaaagtagcTTCTTTCTAGAGTCTATAAGTATCCTGTAGAGACCAAAGGTACAAGGTCCTGGTTCTCTGACTTTAGTTTCCATTACGTGGAGAGTGTTTATCCAAccacagcctctcagaggactagCTACAGCTCCCCAGTGTCTGTCCTCATCCCTGTAAGTAAAAGCAGCATTCATCCCTTGGGCTCTCCTCATGGGCTGGGCCATCAGCATTCCTTGCTACCAAAACCTACATGGTAAAGGATCATAGCACACAGGCTCATGTTAAAATGTGAAGTTTAATTGTAaaaattttttgtaaatatagttatTATCAACCTCTGCACATAACTTGGTTCAGATATATACAGATATGATATACACAGGTGTTAACTTgtaccacagaaagaatcaattCAAGAAACATTTACACTTAGCCTTGGGGTTAAGCCCAGCTTCCTTCAGGTCTGTAAATAATACTCCAttgaagacacagagaaaggatACATCGGTTTGCAGTAGTACCCAGAGCAAAACTTACCAATTATCCTTCTGACTTTGTCACATGAGGTAAAgacttgaaagaaaaatagattcGGGTTCATTTATTGCTATAACTCTTAGGCTGGGGTTATTACTCAAAATAGGTTTTTACATTTAAGGCAGCAGGGAcactatgtttaaaaaaaactaggaaagcatatTTCCTTGGttaccatgattttttttttcaggaaggaTTATATTCCAGACTTATACAAAAATTTATCCAACAAGTTTTGGGCAAATAAAGGAAGTTGGTTTAGTTGGTTTTGTTTACCTATCCCGAAGCCTGGTAGCCACTCATGCTAGTTCATGTTCAGGAGGACAGAATCCCCCATTTCTGATGGCTGAAGGCATTTCTGATGGGCAAGGAAAGTAAACTTTGGGTTTGCCTAACTTTTATATATCCTTGCTTAATTGACCCAGATACAACGTCAATTACATATGTTTGCTCTGTATGGGCTTTTCACTTTGCAGTCCCATCTATTCACAATTTATAAAACCCCACTCCAGTGAGTCCTAGTATCATTAGGAAGGAAAGTAAACTCAGCAGACAAAACAGGCACCTGCTGCAAATGCAAACAAATCCTCTGCTGTAAACCTGTCAGAGTTTAAGTCAGCATGGTTGAGAGCCAGCGCCATGCTGACATTCTAGAATAAGCTCTAAAAGGAGCTTTATTCATCCCATCTTCGTTTCTCTAGATAGCACCAGAAAAGTCCCGTTCCTTTACTACATTTAAACTTTTCACCCCACTTCCAGGACTAAAGTGAATTAAAGTGCTAGTTAGCAGACTGCCTGCCATtcccctctctcactctcccccTTGATCAAGAGGGGAATGGTCACTGAAAGGCTATTCGTGCTCTTCTGTTCTGCAGCTTCCCCCAAGGCCACTGTCCCTCTCACCCTTGCTGGGCCAGTTGACTATCTTCTGTAATGCTGTTGAAATAATACAGCAGAGAGCATGTGCTCATGCTCCAAAACACTGTCACAGACATGACATGTCTAAGGGTCTCCACTGCTATTAAACTACAAAGCTGCCCATTGCTTTTTAGATTAGAACTTTGCAATTCCTTTCTGTTTCAATGTGTCAGTACGTAATTCACCACTCAGTAACACTGGTATAAAAAATAAACTTCCATTTCTCATAGGAAAAGCATTGCCTTAACTCACCGTCTTTCCCTCACAACACTGGGCACTTCAGTACTCCTGGGAACAGAGGTATATTAGCAATAAAGTGGAGTAGTAGTCAAAGCCCAGGACTTGGGTTAGGCCTTaacttctccccttcccctacctgACTGAAAAGGGTTTTCATGAAATGGGAAGGGATGAAACTGGGCCTGCTGAGGTAAGCCTTCAGGAGCCTCACCATGGGTATGAGGGAGAGATGGGAGGGCTGGACAGCTCTCAGAATCGTAGCCTATTAGCCTGGAAGCCTAAGGGGAGGACGGCAGCCCCGGAGGGCCTGTTGTGTCTTCCTATAGATGCTCTTGCCAGTTTCCAAACTTCTCATAATAAAGTGTTCACTGTGAGATCCAGCATTATGTTCTGTTCACCCACGCCTGTATCCCTTTCTCTACCTCTGCAAggactacctacctacctacctacctatctatctatctgtctgtctatccatctatctaccacTCTGAACTTGGAGAAAGCATCTCAACCCACTCTGGCTGTGCAGtttaagggagaaaaaaaaaaaaaagaccattccCAAGGCCCTGCATCTCTAGGAGGCTGGCTTTTGCCACCAGCTGATCCACAACCACTCTTAGAGAAGTTTCCCCAGAAGCTTCAGTGGAAGGACAAGTCCGTCTCACCTTCCCCTGTATTGATAGGCTTTCAGTGCCTCAGATCAGGAGGTTCCGCCCCTCGCCGCCAGAATGAAGACAGCAGTTAACGACTGTCTAATTTACCTTTGTCATCTAGCTAAAATATATTAGgtaattgtgtaaatgaaccttCCCATGAAGCATCTGGCCCTATTGTATCTGAGTGTCACTCTCACCTTTCCATGGGTTCCAGCAAGGTAAGTTACAGTTTCAAGTTCCTATCCTAACTTCTATCCCAGCAATGAAACCAGCTTCTCTTTGGAAGCCAGAGTGTGTGGGAGGTGTGGGAGGTGTGGGAGGAGTGCAAGGCAAATGCCTCCTGTCACATTGTACTCTTAACTGATAGGACCATATGGGCCCCAGGTAGGACGCCGGCAATGGCCTGGATGCACGCCCGGCACAGGGAAGGCTGAATGTTTAAAGTCAACACTAATACGAGGCAATGACTTGGCCTTCTTTTATAGATTGGTAGGAGATAAGCTCTGCTATTTTTACTGCTTCTGAGGAAAGAGTCCTGAGCCAGATGGCAACTAGCTGAGTATTACCATCTGCCGACAAAACTGAAAACATCCACTTTAAGAGGCTTTTGTTATACTCAGTATGTTATACTTAACATTGGTGTCCACAAACCCAAAACCCCCAAGACCCTGAGGATTATTGTCATTGGAAATTTCTCCTACCTTAAAAATGACTGAGTAGCCAGCAATGAacaacagcaagtgctttttggTTAGCACATGGCTCCCAGCATGGTACAGATGGGGATTAATACTCCCCAGAAGGGCTCTGCCAGCTCAGGCAGGGGTCTGATGAGAGCCACCAGCAGAATGGCAGGACCCACATCCGAGTTTTTAGCCCTCTTCCTAGAGGCCAGTGGTAAGAAAGAAACGCCTATTTCTGCTAAAAGTCAGAAAGATATGAGGGACATGAACTGTCTTCTTCCAAATAAAGCCAGCTGCCTTTTTAGAAAGTATTTCAAGAGAGATGGGCAAGCGTATCCTCTGACTACTAGCTTCAGCCATCACTGTAGGGGGCGGTTCCTATATAGTTCTGCACAAACTACTTCCCTTTATAGAAGACTCACAGCAGACTATGCAGGCTTGCATCTGCTCACTGCCACTGCGGGAGCAGCCTGGTGTGACTTCATAGTGATGTGGACTGGACTCACTTTTTCAAGGCGTACTCCACAGCTGATACATGGAGCAAAGGGTGCAAGGGGTGCTGACGTACACACAGTCGGCCACACAGACGCCTGTGCTCTGGTCTGGCTCTGTGAGAAGCCGGCCAGGTAGGGGAGGACCGAAGGAGAGGTTAACAAAGGACAGCCTCTCTCACCCTTGCTACCTTTACATCAGCACGCTCGTGCCTCAACAGCACAGGAAGCAGTGCTGGCACCCAGAAGGCTCTAGGGAGTTTCTCAGAAATAGGCTCTTCAAGACTGAATTCTAGAGACTCCTCAGAAGCAGCAGCCTGCTTTTCCTCCTGCTCCCGTCTCTGGCTGTCCACCCCCAACTATGAGCTTCAGAGACCAATGGAACTGTTGCTCCATCGGCATCAGGTGACCCCGCTCAGCAAGAGGAGAAGGCAGCTGTAAGGTAAAGTAGGTGCAAAGTCAGCCACTAAGCACAGCTGTGTTTTTTGTAAACATCATGTTGCTGGAATGATGGCTAACCCCCACTGCAGAGGAGAAAGATCAATTAGCTGACAGTTTATGTCAATGCCTAGACTTACTGATATATTTACAGAAAAGATGCTACCCTGACTCATCTGTGTCTGTGCATTTTCACACACACCGAACTCTTCACTCCTGGAGCTACAATGGAGATGCCTGGGCTAGCCTCAAGAACCTAAACGTGAGATAGGAGTCCTCCTCTGTGGCCATCAGCCTGGCTGCTCTTTAGCTACAGACCTGGATGTCTGATGGCTGGTTAGCTAGCTACTCACATGGCTTTCTGAATACGGTTAACAACTGCCCTCCCGCCTAGTCCATAAGTCCAAAGAATCGCAGCCCCAAAGAACAGAGTGACTGTGGGTCCCATTGCAGACCAAGCACGGAATTAGTCTGGGATTTCAATGATTATCTTGTATGGGAGGCACCATTATGGTTTCCCTGTCAAATCTGTTAGGTCTGTGGATCCAACTGCTTAGCCTAAGGAATGCTGTCTCTGCTTCCGAGATGGCTGTGGGAGTTTCAGATTGGTGAAGAGACCCGAATCAAGCAGCTTGGACCCTGGCTACTTTTCAGAATTCATCAGAAGTGTCTGCTGTGTACCATCCCTCCACAGAGTTCTTAGAGAAACTGGAGATTTCCTCCCTTACCTATTTGGACCTGTTAGTCCCAGAGGATTCCCAGGCTTAAGAGAGACTGGAGGACAAGTGAATTTGCTCGTAAGCTCAGGGCCAGCACCACCCCTCAGCACTGACCAAGAGGACTGGGGTGGTGGGGAGGCGGGGTGGGGTGTATGCTGTAACTCACATTCCCTTATTTTAGGAAGCATTTCAAGGATTCTTTCCCTGCCATTCTATCAGAGACACTTTTTTTCTTCGTCTTCGTGGTCCCTCTACTCCAGCGAACCAAGAAGGTGCAGACTTGTCCTCTGATGAATAGGTGATCCCAACTTGACTCCTTGAACTTGGTGAACTTGAAAGGTCATCTGATTAGTTTCTGTTTTTAGGCAGATGAACATCTAAGGCCACACAAGGACACATGGTTATCTTATTCTCGTATGCAACAAAGGACGAAGACATACAGGTTTTCTGAACAGTTCATCCTAGAGTTTGACTCTGAAACACAGAACTCCTAAGACTAAACCCAAAAAAAGCAGCAGTGGAAGACCATAGATTCCCATGTCCAACCAAAGGCTACAAAAGCCCAGGCAGCCTCACCCCCAGCCCCAGAGCTGAAGAACAGAACGAAAATGGCAAAAAATTTCATGAGTTGTAAAGTATAAACAGTCCTTTGTGTCAACTTAATTAAAACTGAAGCTGCTGAGGGCCTGGGGTGCACGCCAGGCTCCTGTCACCCCACACGAGTTCTTATACCAGTCCTATTACTCTACCTATGGACAACAGGGGTTGTCAATGACTAGCATCACGTCGATGCCATAGGCCTCCAGCAGGTCCATGAGAAAGCTCCTGTCTCCCTGGGGATCCAGTCCCATGCCCCGGGCATGCTCCGCTGTGAGAGTTTTGTCTTGGCTGGCTGACACCTCCAACAGAGTCTGAAAAATCCGGTTGTTTTGCTCTAGGAAAAACCTGCATTTCCaagacaggaaaggaagagaagacaagAAGCTCATCTTGATAACCCAAACAGGCAGAGCCCCATCTGTGCTGGGTAGAATTCTTTTACAAGCCTTCCAAACTTGTAAAAGGGTAAAAACTGTCACTGATGTGAACAAGGTCGGCAAGGAAAACACAGCAAGAAGTGCAGTGTCTCTGTATGAGTGAGGGCCTGACTGCTAactgttttcctattttaaaCATGGCCTCTTGGAGAGGTTCCATAGATAGCTTCGCTCCCTCTGAGAAACCTTCAGGAAATCGAGTGAAGACACAACCTGCTATGTAATTCTGAGACTGAGACTTCAAGTAAGAGACTAAAACACACATTTTGCAAAGCCCTGACTGGACCATGGCTGCTGACAGCCACAAGCCTCACTAGCAGCACAGAGTTCTGCGCTGGCCTTACAGCCCTATGTCACGGATGCTGTACCCAGAAAGGGAGAGCTCAGAGGCAGTGTGGAAAGGGGGAACAAGCCACACTGAGAACAGCACAGCTCACACGCTCTTCATGTTTGCTCTActtagtgtgtgtggggggggagagggggtgtGGAGGAAGAGTATGCATAAAACAGGATTCACAGTCACAGCTTAGAAAAGCATCAGTTCAGCCACTCTGGGAGACTGGGGAACTTCTACAGACATAACAGATTGGCTTAACTGGACTGTGTCTGCCCATTCACACAGTGTGCATGTATTAGAAAGGGGCCTCAAGAACAAGATAAACCTCTATGGAGATGCCCTCATCAAAACTAGGACCTCTCGAGATTTTTTTCTACTTCAGTTACAGTCCTGCTCTAATTCTGAAACAGGACTTCCTGTGGCCACTTGAGCATGGGTACTGGGAGGAGCTGGCCCTCTCTAAGGCTACCAGATCTGGGGAAGAGAGACTGTACTGCATTCAAGGGTTGTGTTTTCAGATGATCTCATAATAGCACAAAGAACTGGTCTTTTCAGAGGCAACGAAGCAGAGGGTGGAGAGATGAACAGCTATGCAGTGACATTCTGGATGCAAATGTTCAACAGGATACACTTTCAGGGTTCTCATTTTCTCCAGGACCTGCACTGTCTCTTCAGCCACTCTGGTTTCACCCTGATGGCTTTGCAGGACTCAGGCTACCTCTAAGGACAGAGCACTGAGAGACCGAGAATGAAGGTCACCACTACACTGCAGTGGGTTGCATGGGAGGGATGCAAGTTGTTCACAGAAGTTGGTACTGAAAGCACTCCCAGACCCCCACAACTATGCCCCGGCTGACTCACAGCACAAAGAGGTCCTCTTCGCAAGGGCTGTAGTCTCCTTCAACTTCCTGGGAGTACAGCAGCATCTGCCTATTAGAAGGGAGAACACTCAGACGCCAGCGGCCATGGTGTGCAATTATGGGATTGGCAGCAACCAACACCTACAATGGCCATCTCTCTCAGCAAGTGGTACCTCTCAGAGTTGTGCCAGGCCTGAGGTAGACCAAACAAGGAACAGAACCTGGATTCAAACCCAGGATCTATGGCCCATTTTGCTAGTGGTCCCCTGGGCTTAACCATGGGACTGTTTTGTCTGACTGTCCACTGATTGGGGATTATATGCTAATCCTTTATTTTGTAGGATAAACAACACGGAACAGTATCCGTACACAAGCTTCCTAATGGGTCCACACAGTGTAGATGCTCAGTAAACGGGTATTccaaacacacaggcaaatctAAGCAAGTCTTTCGGGGTGTTTCTGAAAGGTAGTGTGACTGGTTCCATTAGGAACCACCCATGGGGGCAGGCCACCCTGCAGTGAGGCAAGATGGAGGAATGTTAGCCTCCTAAAGCACAGAATTCCCCTTGATTTCCAGGGATTAGGACAGTGGTGGTGGAGTGGGCTTGTCGAAGATTTCATAGGACCATCCTGAATAGGATGATGCCAGCGACTGGCCTTCAAGTCCCTTTCAGCACAGCACTGGTCCGGGCTGCACTCGCTCACACACATGGCGTGCACACggcacacatggcatgcacacgGCAGACGAGCTGTCTCACCTCTGCTCATTGAGCCGACGGTACTTCTCCCGGTCAGCACTGTTGAGCTTCAGCAGGGGTTGCAggtggtcatggtgtgtctttaCATTCTGGTTATCCACATAGACATCGTACAGCTCTCGCTTCTCCTCAAATATCTTCTCTGTGGTACCTGTGGAGCCCAGGATTAATGAGGTAAGAACCCCAAGGGgccacaagaaagaaaagagaagaaaagaaaagaaaggaagagaaaagaagaatgcCGGCCCAATCTTACTACAGAGTTAAGCATTAAAAGTCACTTTCCAAGAGAATGGTTTGAAcacagagaggagggggaggcccCCATACTCACAGGCTACATAGGACACTTCAACTTCCAGGCTCTCAATGTCAGCCACGTTCACATAGAAGAAAGGTTTGGATTCTGGGATAGTGcccccaatgccaggcagggagaCATTGGCCAGACAACAGCAACAGTACACTGTAAGAGGGGGACACTGGAAGTGAGGAATTCTCCCTTCTGTTCCCTCTCCTCCACCCAAGACCAAGCAGGTCCATACCTCAGGAACAGTTGACCTACATGAAGCTGCCCTTGCACCACTATTGGCCAACCTCTTATACCTGACACCTTCGTTCCTCACTCGCTCCAGGTGATACCATCACTCCAAGGTAGACGTTATGTCACCTTCAAACCTCAAACCCAGCTATTCCACAGTGGTCCTAGCCCAATCACACAAGTACTGATGTACATCTCCCTGGGAATGTTTCAAGTagcctaccaccaccaccaaacaactCCTCATTACTCCTCGGCCCTTGCTTGCAGTGGCCCCATGACCCTTGTCACCTAGACTCTTCCTTAGTCATACCCCTGCATACTTCAGCTCACCTGATCCAGTTTACCTCTCCTGCTTCAACCCAGACCCTTATCTCTTCCCAGATACTAAGGTGACACCCTATCCATCTTCATTGCCTCCAGACCCCACACTCTAAATCCAATCAGAAGCCTTGATCCCACTGAAATGGCCCAAACTCTTACAATAATTTGGTCAACAACTGAAAGATGAGGGCACATGTACTGGGGATTTAGGAAGAGCCCCTCACTTGGGCTACTGGTTACCTCTATAGCACACGACACCCACAGGTGGGGGAGAAAATATCAGAATGCGCTTTCGAAGTAAGGCGAACTTCCAAAGAATGAGGATCTGTTCTCCAAAGAACTTAATAAACTGAGACATGCAGCCAGCCGGGTGTGTGATCTGGAAACATAAGGGCAGGTGGACAGCTGGTTAGAGGTTGCCCCTGTGAAACAGCCTTCCGTAAACGCTCCAAAGCGCCATCAAGCACTAAGAGATAGTTGTTTCCTGTATTTCTGCTGCATCAGTTCCTCTGACAGAATGAAGTTTGAATTTAAGGACTATAAACATTTACTCTGGATAGGCATACAGAGCAAACAGCTGAAGTTTATTACTTAGAGAGATAGCTCTCCCCCAGCGGGGCACCCActcagagaagaggggagaggggaattggggaggattgtgggaggagaTACCAGGAGTTGGTAGTGACTGGGatgtaaaatgggaaaaaaagtgtgtgtgtgtgtgtgtgtgtgtgtgtgtgtgtgtgtgtgtgtgagagagagagagagagagagagagagagagagagagagagaattgaaccaaaaaagaaaaaaaaaaaaaaggttggctTAAGTGATTGAGTGTGCTTACTGTATAATCATGAAATGAGTTCAGATTACAGCACCCACTACACAACAGGCATCCCACAAACACCTGCAGCTCCTGACCCAGGGGAtctaaacttgtgtgtgtgtgtgtgtgtgagagagagagacagagacagagacagtgagagacagacagagagacagagagacagagacagatgcataGATGCACATAAACTACCCTTGCAAATACAATGGGccttcacacacaaacactgaatACTGTATGTGATAAAGTGATGAGCAAACAGTTTGAGGTTGGGTTTCCAAGTCTTCAGAGACCAGGGGACTACTGTGCACAGCAAAGTATCTGCTGTAGTCACAGGCAGGAAGGGTGCAGGACCTCATGACCACCTCTGGTGAACTTCCTTGGAATGCCAACTGCAAGGAGGCCCCCTCCCCGAGGGCTGCCTTCTGGGAGGACTGTGCCAGGGCTTAGAACATAAACTTGAGAAATTGCACACTGCCTCTGTCATCTGCTAACAGGGAAGCCTGGGAAAGTGACCCAATGTTTCCAGTCTGCTCTCCTGTGTAAGGAAGAGACAATGGGTTACCTCATTGGGACCACCTGAGCCAAAACGTGAATGACTTACAGCTAGGAACAACCAAGGCCTAAAAGAACACTGGTGTCCCCTGGCAGAATAAAGGCTTCAAATCAGAGGCTTGTACATACTTCAGAAAGCCATGTTGACGCTTAGCTGTTGGTATTAAGAGTGTTCATCTGCCATAAGAAAGGCGGGCCAACAAAGTTCTGAAGACAGGCAGCCACCCTAAAGTACACACTGAGTTTAGTAGGCTGAAAAGTGTGTGGAGAACCCAGTACTAAGCCAGCCTGGGGCAGCCCCTGCATTCTACCTCTGCTGGCTATCCTCCATCTCCAAAGCTTCGACTGGGCTACCTGGGAGAGGAATTTTCCTTTCCAAAGCAACCTCCACCCTCCATCCTGACACCTGATTCACCAGCCCCATGCTTCATACACAGCCACCCTCCCAAGCATGACCGCTATGACTCTTGACCTATTTCCTCTGTATGTCATTCAGTCACTAGGAAAAGAGAACCCCAGTTGGGCGAGATGGGTCAGATCTCTTCAGTCGCTGTCTTTTATCAAGACAAACAGCAGACAAGGGAGCCAGAGCAAACCGGTTCTTCCCTACCTTTCCTTCTGCCACCTTTAGGCCTttgacatgtgtgtgcatgtgctgcaCACAGGTCTGATGGGGCTTGTCCAAGTGAGTCCTAGAATAAATGACTTATCCCAAACTCTCATCGCATTTATTTGATCATTCATGGAAGCACATATCCATTAACAGGAACTATTTCCTAAGTGATTACCTTGTGCCAAAGCACTACGTATTCTAGTTTCAACAGTGAGGAAAGACACTCAGGCCCCGACTTCTTGGTTAACTGAGTGAGCAGAAAAAGTCGAAAAGCAACTAGAATACTGCCTTGGGAGACAGGGTGCAGAAGGACGGCAGCCATCGGGGGTAAATGTGGAAGTTTTCTGCTCTTGCTACGAAACAGACCCAGTAGAATTTTTCTATTGCCGTCTTTTGCTCTGATTTATTactcaaaatggccatttactaTAAGAATATCCTGGCTCTCTACTGCCTGAACACTGcgaaattaaacacacacacacacacacacacacacacacacacacacacacacgtgtgcgtgcATAATTCCCATGGGGCTGCTGTTTTAATTTTAACTGCTGATCCGCTGTTTTCTGATAAAGACCACTGCACATTTGTATCTTAGCTTTCTACCACATCTGCAAATCTGACAGGTCTGTTAAGAAGTTgtctttaggggttggggatttagctcagtggtagagcgcttgcctagcaagcgcaaggccctgggttcggtccccagctccgaaaaaaagaaaaaaaaagttgtctttaATGGGGCAAAGTTAAGTGGCAagtatcttttctctttttcccccccTTTGCCTATGGAGTGACGAAGCCAGGAACAATAAGGTCAAATGTTGGCCACTGTCCCCTGGGTTTGGTGATAGCTGAGTAACTTCATTCAGAAGAA is part of the Rattus norvegicus strain BN/NHsdMcwi chromosome 4, GRCr8, whole genome shotgun sequence genome and encodes:
- the Dennd11 gene encoding DENN domain-containing protein 11 isoform X1 — its product is MVEQGDAAPLLRWAEGPAVSVPQDPALQAGGWVRGGSGGGRVAAEAPRRREPEEPAPPEVLLQPGRLELGDVEEDQVVAVFVVTFDPRSGNMVEWCLPQDIDLEGVEFKSMASGSHKVQSDFIYFRKGPFFGLACFANMPVESELERGARMKSVGILSPSYTLLYRYMHFLENQVRHQLEMPGHYSHLAAFYEDKKGVLHAGPGRGGSLPPVYWLPSIHRYMYPEMKITHPAGCMSQFIKFFGEQILILWKFALLRKRILIFSPPPVGVVCYRVYCCCCLANVSLPGIGGTIPESKPFFYVNVADIESLEVEVSYVACTTEKIFEEKRELYDVYVDNQNVKTHHDHLQPLLKLNSADREKYRRLNEQRQMLLYSQEVEGDYSPCEEDLFVLFFLEQNNRIFQTLLEVSASQDKTLTAEHARGMGLDPQGDRSFLMDLLEAYGIDVMLVIDNPCCP
- the Dennd11 gene encoding DENN domain-containing protein 11 isoform X2, which translates into the protein MVEWCLPQDIDLEGVEFKSMASGSHKVQSDFIYFRKGPFFGLACFANMPVESELERGARMKSVGILSPSYTLLYRYMHFLENQVRHQLEMPGHYSHLAAFYEDKKGVLHAGPGRGGSLPPVYWLPSIHRYMYPEMKITHPAGCMSQFIKFFGEQILILWKFALLRKRILIFSPPPVGVVCYRVYCCCCLANVSLPGIGGTIPESKPFFYVNVADIESLEVEVSYVACTTEKIFEEKRELYDVYVDNQNVKTHHDHLQPLLKLNSADREKYRRLNEQRQMLLYSQEVEGDYSPCEEDLFVLFFLEQNNRIFQTLLEVSASQDKTLTAEHARGMGLDPQGDRSFLMDLLEAYGIDVMLVIDNPCCP